From a region of the Eretmochelys imbricata isolate rEreImb1 chromosome 6, rEreImb1.hap1, whole genome shotgun sequence genome:
- the GJD2 gene encoding gap junction delta-2 protein, producing MGEWTILERLLEAAVQQHSTMIGRILLTVVVIFRILIVAIVGETVYDDEQTMFVCNTLQPGCNQACYDQAFPISHIRYWVFQIIMVCTPSLCFITYSVHQSAKQRERRYSTVFLALDRDQDSMKREDSKKIKNTIVNGVLQNTENSTKEAEPDCLEVKEIPNPAIRTTKSKMRRQEGISRFYIIQVVFRNALEIGFLVGQYFLYGFNVPSMYECDRYPCIKEVECYVSRPTEKTVFLVFMFAVSGICVVLNLAELNHLGWRKIKMAVRGVQAKRKSIYEIRNKDLPRMSVPNFGRTQSSDSAYV from the exons ATGGGGGAATGGACCATCCTGGAGAGACTCTTGGAAGCTGCCGTGCAGCAGCACTCGACTATGATAGGGAG GATCCTGCTGACCGTGGTGGTGATCTTCAGGATACTCATTGTGGCCATTGTAGGAGAAACCGTTTACGATGATGAACAAACTATGTTTGTGTGCAACACGCTGCAGCCAGGCTGCAACCAGGCTTGTTACGACCAGGCATTCCCTATCTCTCATATCAGGTACTGGGTGTTCCAGATCATCATGGTATGCACTCCCAGCCTCTGCTTTATAACGTACTCTGTTCACCAGTCTGCTAAGCAGAGGGAGAGGAGGTACTCCACCGTCTTCCTCGCCTTGGACAGAGATCAAGACTCAATGAAACGTGAGGACAGTAAGAAGATCAAGAATACCATTGTCAATGGAGTGCTGCAGAACACCGAGAACTCCACCAAGGAAGCAGAGCCAGACTGCTTGGAGGTGAAGGAAATCCCCAACCCAGCCATCAGAACTACAAAGTCGAAGATGAGGCGGCAAGAAGGCATCTCCAGATTTTACATCATCCAGGTGGTTTTTCGAAATGCCCTGGAGATTGGGTTCTTAGTGGGACAATATTTCCTGTATGGATTCAATGTCCCTTCCATGTATGAATGTGATAGATACCCCTGCATTAAGGAAGTGGAGTGCTATGTGTCTAGACCCACTGAAAAGACTGTCTTCTTGGTATTCATGTTTGCGGTGAGTGGGATTTGTGTGGTGCTCAATTTGGCAGAACTGAACCACTTGGGCTGGAGAAAGATTAAAATGGCAGTGAGAGGAGTACAAGCAAAAAGGAAATCCATATACGAAATCAGAAACAAGGACTTGCCAAGAATGAGCGTGCCTAACTTTGGCAGGACTCAGTCAAGTGACTCAGCTTATGTGTGA